The DNA sequence TGTCATGATTTTTCACTATGTAAGTGAGGACATTTGTTCCTCACACGTATAGTTGGATCGATTTGACATGCACTCCAAGTGTATGGCCTTCCTGTTGTAGGCGTTTggttgttttaatatgttttatgcCATATATACAAAATGTTTCATCACATTCAACATACGATCATCAAACACTGCTTGGCATTAAAGACATCACTGAAGAGCTaagatttaactgatttctttcccaaaacGCATTGACTGCTCTACTGTAAAATATGAGTTatcaatgtttcaggagttaTTGACACACTTATTcgaaaactgttttatttgtatttattttattttatttttttctacgtaGGTTGATCTAtatgctttattatttttttaagattaactgtttttttccccacaaggcattgttagatgtcAGTGTTTCCTGATAGTAGATtaaatttcaaaaacagtatcacacCTATTAAACTATCTTGCTTAATCTGTATTTAAACTCAGAACGATCTCAAagtaaaacaaatttttatttttatttttttattttttttggtggctgtgctttgaaataacatttttgtgATCTAAATTCAAGTGGCTTTTTGAGGATTCTGAAAGTCTGACAGGAATCAGTGTTGAGCATTACTGTAGGTTAACCCTAAAATGTTTGACAATGCTTAACATTTGAAAACTTTCATTAGAAATTTAGAGacgtaatcaaaaagtaatcaaatcagTACTTAAGAAGTTACATTACTTTGATAAAGTAACTGAAATAGTTACACTGCTTATTAGATTTTAAATCGGGTAACTTATTAagctgtaacctattacatttccgaAGCAGCTTTTTCAAGATTGGAACTATGTTTAATTcagaatcaattttttttttaaatgtttttagattatattctgaaaatattattatatatttttaacattcatTGATGAACAGTaacagaaagtaaaaaataacagcatttatttgaaatataaatcttttgtaacattttaaatgtctttaccgttacttttgatcaactgaatggttccctgctgaataaaagcatctctttaaaaaaactcactgaccccaaacttttgaatatgtATATTACATTGAAGTaacagtggattttttttttttttttttaacagcccgGTGTATCTTGTTACGTACCTCATGCTGGTTTGCTGTGAGGGGCGAGGTGAGTTTAGTCAGTTTGTCACTCTTTAACACTAGAATATCTATTTAATAATGGAAATCCTGACTTGGTTTTTAGGAGACGTCATCCTTGGAATTTAATACTCCTGTTCGTTTTTGTAAGTGACGATTGCATTTAGACTATGCTCTCAATGACATCCACATTGAATTATTATAATTGACCCAACATGTTTTTTTGTCCTCCATAGACCCTTACATTATCTTACATGACAGGAACAATATCAAGGTTAGCCTAGCGTTTCATCAGTTTCACACACTGCACGTGAATGGTTTTAAATATCAGATAAGTTCATGTTTTTTCCCCCGTCTGGCATTATTTACAGTTATTTTGACACCAAAGCTGTGTTCCTAGCCCTGGGGATCACAGCAATAGTGTGTATTATCGTCACAATCTTCTGTTTTCAAACCAAGGTAAGCCCTGCAGTGGCAGAACCCACGGCTCTGATCGACCGGTCGCTGGTGAATGCCACTTTGTTCCCGGTGTAAAATAACCCCATTGTATTCGATTACAATGATCGACTGtctctttttaaacatttatggcATACTGATAGATGTTTCATGCTTAATTGAGACAAAAACCCAACAATTTTTTGTGTGTCCtctgtttttttataaataaatttttgcTTTTGTGGAATATATTCTCCCCATTGTACTTGttaaatctactttttttttttttttacattcagcaCATATTACAGTTTGCGACTGCTGAGGATATTTTTGTCTTCTGCATTTGATCAGGTTGACTTCACCTCTTGTACAGGTCTGCTCTGTGCCCTTTGTGTGGTTCTTCTGGTGATCGGCATCATCACATCCATTGTACTCTCCTTTCACTAAGTGAAGCCATTGTGTTATTATTTCAGTCATTGCAAATGATTGGaaagtttaaagcagtggttctcaaggGGCCTTAGCAAACTTGTAAAGgagatttttatattattataaagaaaatacAGTATCTTAAttgattaatgtaatatattgacACTCCCAGCtgataaaaatgtttgaaaacaagCAGCATTATCATGATTAAAGCAGAACATGCTGGAAGAAATGTTATGGTTAATAATATATGAGTGTTGGACAATGGGATTGGTGAACCTCTGATTTAAAAAGAATACTGTTATTTTCGGTGCCTAGATTTTTGGCATGCTCTGAATTATCACCGATAATAATTTTTACTTGTACCTTTGTTtgttaaaaacaacagaaaacagaTTGCAGTAACACATTTACAATGGAAACAAGTGGGCAGCACTATAAGGAAACAGCCACAAAAGTTTATCCATGacatttaaagtgatagtttgaAAATGAATCATTACACTTTTACCATTCAACAACaatcaaaataacaataaaatagcaACAAATCTTTAAACTTGTCTATAAACCCCATTCATTGtcttccaagtcttctgaaaacATACAGTTGCATTGTGTGTGGAACAGACTGAAAGTTATTAAATATCAGAATATGGGTAGATGAGGATGATTAAATTATAAtgtataaattgtttttttaaggcAGTGTTTCTCAACCGGGAGAAAATAGTTTAAAATCAGTCTAGGGGGAAAATTGTTGAGGACAGTGGAGTCTGATGGCTGCACATTTTTCAAACATCACACATATTAACATGAGATTGAGGTACCAGAATTGCATACCAGCCATGTGTTTGGAAAGTCTTATGAATGATTAACCGGTAATATACCTGTGACACATATTATCAATGTCTCAGGTGCCGTGGCTGCATATGCTGTATGGTGCTTGTGGAGCAATAGTCTTTACCTTGGTGAGTTAATTAAACActattttatgttgtttaagtTATTCGCCTTAACTCTTGAAAATAAATCCTAactcatgtgaaaaaaaaaaagaaagtacactttttttttccaaaaagtaCTTATGGAGAAAAGacatactttaaaagaatatatgtaggtgtgaactgaatgtaatgttataTACACGCTATTCAcaataaatgacataaatattCAATGCAATTAACTGATGTTTTTGACCCACTGGGGTAAGTAGGACTAAAGTACATCTTTAAATGAAATGTCATAATTACATGATCATAATTATGCACTCATAGTTACTAATTTACTTTAAATAGCATTTCTATGAAACTTGTATGCCATGTATTTACACATCATTGTAAACACAAATGTATGATGATGatttgcaatttagtacatttaaaatatatttactataaGTAATATGAAATTACACTACAGTAAAAAGTTTGTAAGTCAACAATTTAAATGGAGGGTACATTGAgcatgacaatatatatatatatatatatatatatacatacattatatatatatatatatatatatatatatatatatatatatatatatatatatatatatacattatatatatatatatatatatatatatatacacacacatacattatatatatatatatatatatatatatactttaaaacttttgacattacaaagtgcacttttttaagGAACACAGTTGTGAAAGTTTACTTTCTTAAAGTGCACCTtagtggccttttatttaattaatattatatcatctgcaagtagtttatatatatatatatatatatatatatatatatatatatatatatatatatatatatatatatatatatatatatatatatatacttctaagGCTTAAAgtacacattcaatacaattaagatCAGTTTTTCACAAGGGAACACTCATGATTGCTTTTCTTTCTATAGTTTTTGGCTTACCACACTCAGTTGCTCATTGGAAACCGAGCGAACACCATCAGCCCTGACGAATATGTCTTCGGAGCCCTTTCTCTCTATGTTGATATCGTCCAGATCTTCATCTTCCTCTTGCACATCACAGGAGGCTCTTCAGAGTAAACAGACTAATGCGGATGAGCATTTCTGTCTCAATCACCGATCTCTCTTTGAGCTTATCTGGACTTCTTCAATCACACGCATCTCAAATATCATCTCCaacactgttataaacatgatttTGTTATGTTACTTTATTTTGTTCTACGGAGGTTGCTCATTCTTTTACTAAGTTGattgttactttatttttaataagcactatattcatttatttttactttccaCCTGTTTATTTGCATTTTGAAGAACCTGCTGTAAAAGATCTAAAACAGCTGCACTGTGATTTGATGATATAAATATTTAGTCTATAACCTAAAGGGAAATAAAATTAAGAGAAACAGTAAACAAATTCATGATGACTATTGGCCATAAAACAGGAAAATGTTTGAAGGGTGGTGCACTAGATTAAGGTTACttaaggggaagtcatggcctagtggttagagagtatgactcctaaccctagggttgtgggtttgagtctcgggccggcaataccatgacttaggtgtccttgagcaaggcaccaaaccctgcactgctctctgggtgccgcagcataaatggctgaaCACTGTGCCGTGTGTGTGAACTTTgtttgggttaaatgcagagcacaaattctatgggtaaccatacttggctgaatgtcacttcactgtaATTAAGACTGTGGACCATTTTGTTTTTGGACCAAACATCTgtagggtttttttttgtttttgtttttcatacaatggaagtcaatggtcaccaaaatTCTTAAAAACATATTctatgttccacagaataaaatcatacaggtttacaAGAATagaagggtgagtaaacgatgacagaaaaTGTACCAAAAGCACTACACTGGAATTACACAACAGAAAGTAAAGTTGGGGAATCACCTAGGAAGTGCTGATGATTTGAAATATTCACCGCTGTGCAAATAATTGCTCAGTCAAGAATAAGAGTAAAACGTTAACAATCATTTACAAACTTTCAAAAGAAAAATACTCCAAAACGTATCATTTAGTtcatttattgctattattaacatttttaacagttattatttaacagttaacattGATTCCCTTCAAAGTACATTAGTTTTATCTAACATCCTGGTAATAAGTATTATAAAAGAGGCTTAATTTGTGTCGTTGATCATGATGGCACTTCTGCATCCTGGCACGTCCAGATCCCTGATGGCTGGCTGGCGGTTCTACTGCTTCAGACGGAGTGAGAGGCAAGAATCTTAATCTTTACGGGGTCAGGCGTTTGGGGTCACGGGGGAACATGGATGTCTGACGTACATTATGTAGGCCGAGATAAAGCATGGTCACTCTCTCCAGACCTAAGAGATGGCAGCCATTTATCATCATGATtcacacgattcttcagaaatcagtctaatatgatgattagcagctcaataaacattttgccacttaatattttaatgactagaaagttcaaaaatacaatattattcgACATAGcgatcttttgttacattattcATGTCTTTTCTGTCcctttaatacatccttgctgaataaaagtattaacttctttcaaaaaaaaaaaaaaaaaaaaaaaaaatcttaaatgacCCCAAATATTTGAACAACAATAAGTCTGTAAAAATATGTTACCTATGCCACCGCCGGCATGAGGAGGAGCGCCATAGCGGAACGAGTCAATGTAAGCCTTGATCTTCTCCAAGTCTGTAACACAGAGAACAAAATGTATCATCTACTACAAAACAGCCTTTAAAGGAAAAGTAtagagtagggatgcaccgaaatgaaaattcttggccgaaaccgaaaaccgaaaaagagaaaaccaaggccgaaaaccgaaaccccgaaagaaattatgccaattattagtatcattgcatttattgctatgaccgtgtactaactttactaaaattaagacattgcaatcgcataaattaatattaaagtttcaaagataattacaattacataacttatttaaaaaaaaaaaaacataaaaaaaacaattacaaatgatgcaaatatttattaagcacattgcaacaatgcacagtataaaataaaattcaaacaaataatttatcccactcatgtgtatatttaataataatgtacaggcctactggcctgcagaaaggttttaaaatgaactgttctctcataaaaacatttatgcatttaggtgaagtgcatttgaaattttctatttaggactagaaagtgcattacttctccagttggcaagactgttatcacttctggggatgaggacttcagacagataaccatctagctgttgagcagttgagcttgtcatctgcctgacatttgagaaatatttgagagagtgtgtttaaatagggccagggcataaataaaattttttatcaaattaaagcagaaatctagcagaacatctagcataaatatggctacaatctgatattatgtatgtatatatgtttgtgtgtgtgtgtgtgtgtgtgtgtgtgtgtgtgtgtgtgtatagtctcctaagaacaaaatagccaacgtattattattatttgaggcactttcttgcagaattccactgaacatatcagacaacgagggtgcatgcccctcatctggtgcagagacgagtcttttctgcgctctgatctgtttcctgcgcttggcgcttctccgtctccacacgggttctccgcatccagcgcagcctggatcatttctcgtgcgcgctgccttatttccgcatacaagtaatggtctttataacgcggatcaagcacattcgcgatgaagtgcagaggatccgaaaatatctcagtgagacgtgtgctaacagactctataagactgtacttttctttgtttttacttcgtggtccgtcttaatctctttgttactggacgctttagtgctgcgaataaaggaataagaagagAGAGTGTTCTCACTgttgttaagtgaatgtcgcgtggagctcatggtctttgctatgcaggtgcacgtgcaggtcgcggtttctgtttgtgtcatcacaacatttcggccgtgttgtttcggtgataaaagtctatcggccgaaaaccgaaaaggccattttcggccgaaaattttcggtggccgaaatttcggtgcatccctagtatagAGTGTTTAAATTCAAATGCATTACTGTCACTCCACATGTAGATGTTCTGTATAATCTTGTTCGTTATAGCATCATGTTTTAAGCAACTGATAACAACTAACACAGCTGTTCCATTGCTGTAGTTACCGATGTTGTGGTGCATTGCTCTTTCTGTCAGCAGTTGGGCATCGTGGACTCTCTGAGCTCCAGACAggatctcctctcctctcatgaACATGTCATACGAGTTTGAGTATTTCTGCAGGAATAGCATGTGGGGGTTTGTTATGAACCACGCAGCTTTGAAATAAAAAGCGATGGATTTAGATCTATTAGTCTTTAAAATACTTACAGGGTTGTTAGGGTCAGGCATGGTGTAGAACGGCCTTACCGCCAAGGGATATTTGTCTAGCACATAGAAGTCAGTGTCATACTGAAATAAACACAAAGGTGTGTTAAATGTACATGCACCACATTCCACTCATTTGCACAAACATATTTTATCCTGGTTTCAAGATTTCTAGAGTAACAAGCAAACAAAGTAAACAAAGGTGTCACAAACAGTCTTCAAATGACCCATTATTTGTAGTTTCTATAATTATCTGAGTGGCCGAAGATGGACATTAAAGTAAGTCTGTTCTTTTATTTCAAGAAGAATCTTAAAATggggttcagtaagattttttattaattgattttttttttaacaaaatgcatgacattttattattttttataaaatgcgtCAGAATTCccacaaaactattaagcagtacaactattTTCAGCATtgcaaataataaatgtttcttgtgcagcaaaccagcatattacattgatttctgaaggatattgTGACAATGTGATATtttgaacataagagacttctttcaaaaacatgaacaaaattattttttttactgaccatatatattatatgatactATTTATGGTGTTTAAAAGATGTATTTTCACCTTTTCCTTCACTAGTCGACCGAGCAGCTTTTCATTAGGtgtactgaaaaaataaataaataaataagattacaGATCTGTTATATAACGTGTTACAGATTCCCTGTGTGTGCAATGTGGAACATTCTAGCAGAGAAAGCCACACTGACCTCAAATCTTCTTCATCCCCCATTTCCACCCCAGCAGCCTTGAGCATGGCCACTGCCTCCTTATACTCCAGTCTGAGCGTGGGCTCCAGGAACTTGAACGGCTCACTGGGGTACTGCTTATTCACCGTCTGGATCTCTGTCTGGAACCTGGAGTTCATCCACATCACAGACACACGATGAGAGGGAATAAGTAGGTAGAACAGAGATTTGCATGAAATGTGGGCCCACAATTCAATTAAAGGCTTCAAATAAAGTTTCTATAGTGATTCTCAAGGCTTCCATTAAAACATCTCAGTGTCATCTTCCACATTAGTAGgcaaatgttttatttctcaATGCTGTTCAGGTTGTTTGTGAATGTTTATGAATTCCACATTAAGAGACTGCTGGGTTGGATTTCCATCTGAAAGTAACATTTGCCACACAATGACAGTTAAAGACTTCAGGTATCAAGTATAAGACTTGCAGTGTTATCCTGAGCACTAGATGGCAGTGTATCCTTGTTATTATTATCcacatgactgtttttttttttttttttttttttaaattcaagtgAAATTCCTGTCACTTGTCACTCATGTGTTTTGCTTCTTAATAAAAGGAAATAGAACTTCactaaaatgttttgcaaatttcAAGGGAAGTTGAAGGAGTCCCGTCCCTTACCGGTCACGGAGTCCCTTAAAGATCTGAACCATGGTGTCAGTAATGGAGTCAATGACCTCATGGTAATGGTAATTGAAAGCCATTTCAATATCCAGACCCACAAATTCGGTCAGATGACGATGAGTGTTGGAGTCCTCAGCTCTGAACACTAGGAGAAACATTAGCATAGTTAACTGTGAGATTTACATTTAGCCTCAGTATTTCAATTAAATCACCgggtgaatcattttaaatgcattactatCGTTCACAGCCGAATACAATTTCCATTTTCAAGttgtcattttcaaaatacaaattGCTTTGTTAAAATGCTATTATAGTTAACCAAATCAAAAAcgatgtttttgttaatttaaatgtagtttaaataaaacaaatataaatattatattaaaaattttcacgtcaaaaaaaaacgtaaatgaaaataaaaacctgCTTTgacaattactgaaataaatctaAGTACTTAAAATGAGTATAAACTAAAAATAGAGATTTAAATGgaaatttaaaaaaagcacataCCTAAATAACTAAACCGAAACTTAATtcgaaataaaaaatgtaaatataaaattaaaagcttAGCTAAAATATGAATGCTATAATAGCATATCCATAATTCTAAAACAACAGTGCTTTGTTAGTAATG is a window from the Carassius gibelio isolate Cgi1373 ecotype wild population from Czech Republic chromosome A9, carGib1.2-hapl.c, whole genome shotgun sequence genome containing:
- the LOC128019671 gene encoding protein lifeguard 1-like gives rise to the protein MSKSDPPPSYEESREQQHGNYPFPPYGYAAQPGVYTGPGQPGIHPQAGLWQGPGYYPSAMPSMMPSFITPGIFSSNLTRCILLRTSCWFAVRGEVPWLHMLYGACGAIVFTLFLAYHTQLLIGNRANTISPDEYVFGALSLYVDIVQIFIFLLHITGGSSE